One part of the Falco peregrinus isolate bFalPer1 chromosome 14, bFalPer1.pri, whole genome shotgun sequence genome encodes these proteins:
- the NAE1 gene encoding NEDD8-activating enzyme E1 regulatory subunit isoform X2, which yields MGIRFLEKMLEISSFFLQKSHIGQNRAQSATELLQELNNDVTGNFVEESAEELLDNDPSFFSRFNLVVATQLPESTLLRLAELLWNFNVPLLVCRTYGLVGYMRVIIKEHTVIESHPDNTLEDLRLDKPFPELREHIQSYDLDHMDKKDHSHTPWIVIVAKYLTKWFNEKSEQLPKTYKEKEAFRQLIRQGILKNENGTPEDEENFEEAIKNVNTALNTTEIPRCIEEIFNDDCCIKLTEQSPSFWILARAVKEFVANEGQGGLPVRGTIPDMIADSSRFIKLQNVYREKAKKDIAAVGNHAAKLLQSLGKAPESISERELKLLCSNSAFLRVVRCRSLSEEYGLNTFNKDEIISRMDNPDSEVVLYLMLRAVDRFYKQHGRYPGVYNYQVEDDIGKLKSCLTGFLQEHGLSVVVKDDYVHEFCRYGAAEPHAIAAFMGGAAAQEVIKVITGQFVIFNNTYIYSGMSQTSATFQL from the exons ATGGGCATCAGGTTTCTGGAGAAGATGTTGGAAATAAGTAG tttctttctacAAAAAAGCCATATCGGTCAG AATCGTGCCCAGAGTGCCACTGAGCTCTTGCAAGAATTGAACAATGATGTTACTGGAAACTTTGTTGAAgag AGTGCAGAAGAACTTCTGGACAATGACCCTTCCTTTTTCAGTCGGTTTAACTTAGTGGTTGCAACACAACTACCAGAAAG TACGTTGCTGCGTTTGGCTGAACTTCTCTGGAATTTTAATGTTCCTCTGCTCGTCTGCAGGACTTATGGACTGGTTGGTTATATGAGAGTCATTATTAAAGAACATACAG ttattGAATCTCATCCTGACAATACGTTAGAAGATCTGAGACTGGACAAACCATTTCCAGAATTAAGGGAACACATTCAGTCTTATGACTTGGATCATATGGACAAGAAG GACCATAGTCACACTccatggattgtgattgtagCCAAGTATCTAACAAAATGGTTCAACGAG AAAAGTGAGCAGTTGCCTAagacttacaaagaaaaagaagccttCAGACAGCTGATACGGCAAG GTATCctaaagaatgaaaatgggACCCCAGAAGATGAGGAAAACTTTGAAGAAGCTATAAAGAATGTGAACACAGCATTAAATACAACAGag ATTCCGAGATGTATTGAAGAGATTTTTAATGATGATTGCTGCATAAAACTCACAGAGCAG TCACCCTCTTTCTGGATTTTGGCTCGAGCTGTAAAGGAATTTGTGGCAAACGAGGGGCAAGGAGGCCTGCCTGTCCGGGGCACTATTCCTGATATGATAGCAGACTCCAGTAGATTTATCAAATTGCAAAATGT ATACcgtgaaaaagcaaagaaggatATCGCTGCTGTTGGTAACCATGCTGCTAAATTGTTACAATCCCTAGGCAAG GCACCTGAGTCTATTTCAGAGAGAGAATTAAAATTGCTTT GCAGCAACTCAGCTTTTCTCAGAGTAGTGCGATGTAGATCTCTATCTGAAGAATATGGTTTAAACACCTTTAACAAGGATGAAATCA TTTCTCGTATGGATAACCCAGACAGTGAAGTAGTGCTGTACTTGATGCTACGGGCTGTAGATAGATTTTACAAGCAGCATGGTAGATATCCAG GTGTCTACAACTATCAGGTAGAAGATGATATTGGAAAACTAAAATCATGCCTTACTGGTTTCTTACAAGAACATGGGTTGTCTGTAGTGGTGAAAGATGACTATGTTCATGAGTT TTGTCGCTATGGAGCTGCTGAGCCACATGCTATTGCTGCCTTCATGGGAG GAGCAGCTGCACAGGAGGTTATAAAAGTCATTACAGGGcagtttgtaatttttaataacACCTACATTTACAGTGGGATGTCACAGACATCAGCAACTTTCCAGCTTTAG
- the CA7 gene encoding carbonic anhydrase 7 isoform X1 has protein sequence MTGHHSWGYGQDDGPSEWHKSYPVAQGNRQSPIDIVPAKAVYDPKLKPLIISYDSCTSLSISNNGHSVMVEFEDTDDKAAISGGPFENPFRLKQFHFHWGTKHSEGSEHTVDGKSFPCELHLVHWNARKYATFGEAAAAPDGLAVVAVFLEIGKELASMNRLTDALYMVKFKGTKAQFRNFNPKCLLPLSLDYWTYLGSLTTPPLNESVTWIVLKEPIRISEKQLEKFRMLLFTSEEDQRIQMVNNFRPPQPLKGRIVQASFKA, from the exons ATGACTGGCCACCACAGTTGGGGATATGGGCAGGATGACG gaCCTTCAGAGTGGCACAAATCTTATCCTGTTGCCCAAGGGAACCGCCAATCACCTATTGACATAGTTCCTGCAAAAGCAGTTTATGACCCTAAGCTGAAGCCACTTATTATCTCCTATGACTCATGTACGTCTCTCAGCATCTCCAACAACGGCCATTCAGTTATGGTTGAGTTTGAAGATACTGATGACAAGGCAG CTATCAGCGGTGGTCCCTTTGAGAATCCATTCCGCCTAAAGCAGTTTCACTTTCACTGGGGGACTAAGCACAGCGAGGGATCAGAGCATACAGTTGACGGCAAATCTTTTCCCTGTGAG ctcCACTTAGTTCACTGGAATGCCAGAAAATATGCAACatttggagaagcagcagcagctccagatGGCTTGGCAGTAGTTGCTGTTTTCTTGGAG ATTGGGAAAGAACTTGCCAGTATGAACAGGCTGACTGATGCTTTGTACATGGTAAAATTTAAA GGAACAAAAGCTCAATTCAGAAACTTCAACCCCAAATGTCTCCTGCCTTTGAGTCTAGATTATTGGACATACCTTGGTTCTTTGACAACACCACCCCTTAATGAGAGCGTAACATGGATAGTGCTGAAAGAACCCATCAGAATTTCTGAGAAACAG CTGGAGAAATTCCGCATGCTCCTCTTCACCAGTGAGGAAGACCAGAGGATCCAAATGGTGAATAATTTTCGCCCCCCTCAGCCTCTTAAGGGGCGAATAGTCCAAGCTTCCTTCAAGGCCTGA
- the NAE1 gene encoding NEDD8-activating enzyme E1 regulatory subunit isoform X1: MAQAGRASLKEQRYDRQLRLWGDHGQEALESAHVCVINATATGTEILKNLVLPGIGSFTIVDGHQVSGEDVGNNFFLQKSHIGQNRAQSATELLQELNNDVTGNFVEESAEELLDNDPSFFSRFNLVVATQLPESTLLRLAELLWNFNVPLLVCRTYGLVGYMRVIIKEHTVIESHPDNTLEDLRLDKPFPELREHIQSYDLDHMDKKDHSHTPWIVIVAKYLTKWFNEKSEQLPKTYKEKEAFRQLIRQGILKNENGTPEDEENFEEAIKNVNTALNTTEIPRCIEEIFNDDCCIKLTEQSPSFWILARAVKEFVANEGQGGLPVRGTIPDMIADSSRFIKLQNVYREKAKKDIAAVGNHAAKLLQSLGKAPESISERELKLLCSNSAFLRVVRCRSLSEEYGLNTFNKDEIISRMDNPDSEVVLYLMLRAVDRFYKQHGRYPGVYNYQVEDDIGKLKSCLTGFLQEHGLSVVVKDDYVHEFCRYGAAEPHAIAAFMGGAAAQEVIKVITGQFVIFNNTYIYSGMSQTSATFQL, encoded by the exons ATGGCGCAGGCGGGCAGGGCCAGCCTCAAGGAGCAGCGATACGACCGGCAGCTGAG ATTGTGGGGTGACCACGGACAAGAAGCGTTAGAATCTGCCCATGTTTGTGTGATAAATGCAACAGCAACAGGAACCGAAATACTCAAAAACTTAGTGCTACCAG gtATTGGTTCATTTACAATTGTCGATGGGCATCAGGTTTCTGGAGAAGATGTTGGAAATAA tttctttctacAAAAAAGCCATATCGGTCAG AATCGTGCCCAGAGTGCCACTGAGCTCTTGCAAGAATTGAACAATGATGTTACTGGAAACTTTGTTGAAgag AGTGCAGAAGAACTTCTGGACAATGACCCTTCCTTTTTCAGTCGGTTTAACTTAGTGGTTGCAACACAACTACCAGAAAG TACGTTGCTGCGTTTGGCTGAACTTCTCTGGAATTTTAATGTTCCTCTGCTCGTCTGCAGGACTTATGGACTGGTTGGTTATATGAGAGTCATTATTAAAGAACATACAG ttattGAATCTCATCCTGACAATACGTTAGAAGATCTGAGACTGGACAAACCATTTCCAGAATTAAGGGAACACATTCAGTCTTATGACTTGGATCATATGGACAAGAAG GACCATAGTCACACTccatggattgtgattgtagCCAAGTATCTAACAAAATGGTTCAACGAG AAAAGTGAGCAGTTGCCTAagacttacaaagaaaaagaagccttCAGACAGCTGATACGGCAAG GTATCctaaagaatgaaaatgggACCCCAGAAGATGAGGAAAACTTTGAAGAAGCTATAAAGAATGTGAACACAGCATTAAATACAACAGag ATTCCGAGATGTATTGAAGAGATTTTTAATGATGATTGCTGCATAAAACTCACAGAGCAG TCACCCTCTTTCTGGATTTTGGCTCGAGCTGTAAAGGAATTTGTGGCAAACGAGGGGCAAGGAGGCCTGCCTGTCCGGGGCACTATTCCTGATATGATAGCAGACTCCAGTAGATTTATCAAATTGCAAAATGT ATACcgtgaaaaagcaaagaaggatATCGCTGCTGTTGGTAACCATGCTGCTAAATTGTTACAATCCCTAGGCAAG GCACCTGAGTCTATTTCAGAGAGAGAATTAAAATTGCTTT GCAGCAACTCAGCTTTTCTCAGAGTAGTGCGATGTAGATCTCTATCTGAAGAATATGGTTTAAACACCTTTAACAAGGATGAAATCA TTTCTCGTATGGATAACCCAGACAGTGAAGTAGTGCTGTACTTGATGCTACGGGCTGTAGATAGATTTTACAAGCAGCATGGTAGATATCCAG GTGTCTACAACTATCAGGTAGAAGATGATATTGGAAAACTAAAATCATGCCTTACTGGTTTCTTACAAGAACATGGGTTGTCTGTAGTGGTGAAAGATGACTATGTTCATGAGTT TTGTCGCTATGGAGCTGCTGAGCCACATGCTATTGCTGCCTTCATGGGAG GAGCAGCTGCACAGGAGGTTATAAAAGTCATTACAGGGcagtttgtaatttttaataacACCTACATTTACAGTGGGATGTCACAGACATCAGCAACTTTCCAGCTTTAG
- the CA7 gene encoding carbonic anhydrase 7 isoform X2 — MTGHHSWGYGQDDGPSEWHKSYPVAQGNRQSPIDIVPAKAVYDPKLKPLIISYDSCTSLSISNNGHSVMVEFEDTDDKAAISGGPFENPFRLKQFHFHWGTKHSEGSEHTVDGKSFPCELHLVHWNARKYATFGEAAAAPDGLAVVAVFLEGTKAQFRNFNPKCLLPLSLDYWTYLGSLTTPPLNESVTWIVLKEPIRISEKQLEKFRMLLFTSEEDQRIQMVNNFRPPQPLKGRIVQASFKA; from the exons ATGACTGGCCACCACAGTTGGGGATATGGGCAGGATGACG gaCCTTCAGAGTGGCACAAATCTTATCCTGTTGCCCAAGGGAACCGCCAATCACCTATTGACATAGTTCCTGCAAAAGCAGTTTATGACCCTAAGCTGAAGCCACTTATTATCTCCTATGACTCATGTACGTCTCTCAGCATCTCCAACAACGGCCATTCAGTTATGGTTGAGTTTGAAGATACTGATGACAAGGCAG CTATCAGCGGTGGTCCCTTTGAGAATCCATTCCGCCTAAAGCAGTTTCACTTTCACTGGGGGACTAAGCACAGCGAGGGATCAGAGCATACAGTTGACGGCAAATCTTTTCCCTGTGAG ctcCACTTAGTTCACTGGAATGCCAGAAAATATGCAACatttggagaagcagcagcagctccagatGGCTTGGCAGTAGTTGCTGTTTTCTTGGAG GGAACAAAAGCTCAATTCAGAAACTTCAACCCCAAATGTCTCCTGCCTTTGAGTCTAGATTATTGGACATACCTTGGTTCTTTGACAACACCACCCCTTAATGAGAGCGTAACATGGATAGTGCTGAAAGAACCCATCAGAATTTCTGAGAAACAG CTGGAGAAATTCCGCATGCTCCTCTTCACCAGTGAGGAAGACCAGAGGATCCAAATGGTGAATAATTTTCGCCCCCCTCAGCCTCTTAAGGGGCGAATAGTCCAAGCTTCCTTCAAGGCCTGA